CACTATACCAATACCAACTCAAAACTATTCCAAATCCTTCCACAGCTGGAGTCTTACAAATTTTAGTGGGAAATTGGGGCGAGATCCTTATGAACCTCGGTCTAATTATCGCTGTGTTATCAAGCTGGTTATCTTGGACTATGATCGTTGCCGAGATCCCTTATTCCATGGCAAAAAATAAAACCTTCCCCGAAGCCTTCACTATAGAAAACTCTGTACGATCTCCAAAGGTCTCCCTCTATATCACCAGTGCCATCATGCAACTCACGCTATTTCTTGTGTATTTTTCTTCAAATGCTTGGAATACCATGCTTAGCATCACAGGAGTGATGGTCTTACCAGCCTACCTCACAAGCGCAGCGTTCCTATTTAAACTAGCCAAAAGCAAAGAATACCCTAAAAAATCCCCAATCAAGTCCTCAACAGCCATGATTACAGGACTCTTAGGAACATTGTATTCTCTTTGGCTAATCTACGCTGGAGGCCTGACTTATTTGTTCATGGCAGTGATTCTCCTAGCTCTTGGAATCCCCTTCTATATCGAAGCTGGGAAAAAAGGAGAAAACAAGACAACTTTCTTCGCAAAGAATGAGGTCATCAAAATCTTCATCGTGACTGTCATTGCTTTTCTTGCTGTTTTCTTCTTCTCCACAGGAAGAATCCACCTCTAAATAAAACAAGTAAGAGATCTTTATCTCTTACTTGTTTTTCTTTATATGAGAAAATAATCCCCACTGTTCTTTAATGTGTTGTTCTCATATTCTATAAAATAAGCATATTTACAAATGCGATGTGCATTATAAAATTTTATAAGGTAATATTCTTATGCGCGTAGCTGTTTTAGGAGCTGGATACGCAGGACTTTCAGTAACTTGGCATCTTCTCCTTCACACCCAAGGAACAACAACCATAGACCTTTTTGATCCTATTCCTATTGGTCAAGGAGCTTCGGGGATGTCTTCGGGACTTCTTCATGCGTTTACAGGGAAAAAAGCTCTTAAGCCCCCCTATGCTGACCTGGGGCTCCTTACTACCCATAGTCTCATTACTGAAGCTAGTAAAGCTCTAAATCTCCCTATAGTCCTATCCCGAGGGATCCTTAGGCCCGCGAAAGATGATGAACAAGCAGAGATTTTTATGAAGCGCGCAGAGGAGTTTCCTAAAGAAGTAGAATGGTGGGAGAAAGCCCGCTGTGAAATCACCCTTCCTAGTATGGTAGTTCCTTCGAATTTAGGAGCTCTTTTTATCAAAAACGGCGTCACCATAAATAATAATGCCTATATCGATGGTCTCTGGGATGCCTGCGCTAGCCTTGGCACGCAATTTTATGATGAACTTATCGAGCAACTCTCAGATATTGAAGAGTTTTATGATCATATTATTGTGACTCCTGGAGCCAATGCCGATCTCCTTCCAGAGCTCCAGGCTCTCCCCTTAACAAAGGTCAAAGGACAACTATTAGAGATTAGCTGGCCTCTAGATCTTGCCATGCCTTCGTTTAGCATCAATGCACAAAAATATATGGTAAGTAATCTTGAGAGTCGCACGTGTATTGTTGGAGCGACCTTTGAACACAATCAGCCAGAAAACTCTCCTGATTTAGACACCGCCTATCAGGAAATCATGCCTCCGATAATTTCACTATTCCCAGGCCTTCAAAATGCACAAATTCTGAACTGCTACGCAGGGATGCGTTCTTCTAGCTCCACACGTCTTCCAATCATCGCAAGATTGAAAGAAAAGCTATGGTTTCTCGGAGGGCTAGGTTCTAAAGGGCTACTCTACCACGGTCTTACTGGGGATATGCTTGCCAAAGCTGTCCTTAAAAGTTCAACGAGCTATATTGCCCAAGAGTTCTTATTTACTCCTCAGCAGGCAAAGTAAATTCCTTCCCATGATTAGAAAGGTAAAAATCAAAAGAAAAATTAAAGAAA
This genomic stretch from Chlamydia pecorum E58 harbors:
- a CDS encoding NAD(P)/FAD-dependent oxidoreductase, whose translation is MRVAVLGAGYAGLSVTWHLLLHTQGTTTIDLFDPIPIGQGASGMSSGLLHAFTGKKALKPPYADLGLLTTHSLITEASKALNLPIVLSRGILRPAKDDEQAEIFMKRAEEFPKEVEWWEKARCEITLPSMVVPSNLGALFIKNGVTINNNAYIDGLWDACASLGTQFYDELIEQLSDIEEFYDHIIVTPGANADLLPELQALPLTKVKGQLLEISWPLDLAMPSFSINAQKYMVSNLESRTCIVGATFEHNQPENSPDLDTAYQEIMPPIISLFPGLQNAQILNCYAGMRSSSSTRLPIIARLKEKLWFLGGLGSKGLLYHGLTGDMLAKAVLKSSTSYIAQEFLFTPQQAK